TTGTAATGATCTGTATTACAGCCTGTGATGACGGTTCCAGCGGTGCCGGACCGGACCCTGTTGCTGAAATTTCGTCTTCCAGTGGCGACGAAGCGATCTCCTCGAGTTCTGTCACAAACAAAGGAACATCTTCCGGTGGTAGTCCGGTGTCGTCTTCGTCAACGAACAGTTCGTCTTCCGCAAAATCAAGCTCTTCCACGGATGCCAAGAGCTGTTCTTCAAGCGGGTTGATTCCGGAATCTTGCGAAGAAAAGGATGAGAATCGTATTTTGACCATTTATGATACTGGGGAGAGATATGTTTGCAAGAGTGGTCAATATGTCAAGATTGAGTCCAGCAGCTCTAGTAAAGTAAAGAAAACGTGTTCCGCAGATGAAGAGGGAACAACTCGGAGAGAGGATGGGGTGCGATTTGTCTGCGAAGATGGATATTGGGTCCCAGTGGAATCATCTAGCTCATCTAAAGTCAGTAGCAGCAGCTACTTCGACATGACGGAGCAATTTAACGAGAAAGTGTCTTACGGTGAGTTCACGGACCTGCGCGACGGACACAAGTATCGTACGGTGAGCATGTATGATGATAGTTTTGAGAGAACCTATGTTATCTTTGCCGAAAACCTGAATTATGGCAAGATGGTTCCAGGCGGTACTGTGCAGGGAGACTCCACGAAGTACTGCTACGATGACGACTCGTGGTACTGCGAAAATGGCTGGGGCGGACTCTATACCTGGAGCAATGCAATGGGCTTTCCTGCCGTATGCGACAGTGTATCCATCAGTGCGGAGGCCTGTTCGCAAAAATTTGTTTATCCCAGTGGATATGGACAACCCCAGAACTATGTCCAGCATCAGGGAATCTGCCCGGATGGCTGGCATATTATGAATTCTGGCGAATGGGCGCATTTAGACCAGAGGACGGGGGGCAGTGTCGCCCACTATATGGGCTCGAAGGTTGCGGGCTTCAGTAACGAAAACTTGTATGGAATGTCCTTGCTGCCGGCAGGGTATTGGAATCCTGTGGCTCTAGAGTATGGATACATTTCAAATTCTGCGTTATATTGGCTGCCGCAACAATATCCAGAATATGATGATTGTTCATATCGAGTTGCGATTCGAACGAATGAGTTTAATAGAACCTTTAGAGGTTTAAAAACGCAGGGCTTTTCTGTCCGCTGTGTAAAAAACTACTAATTATAACAAGATTTTAAACAAATTAACAACGCCTTTTGGAAAAAGGCTATAGGGGTTATATGTCTAAATTCAACAAGAAGAACAAAAAATCCAAGAAAAACAATCGTAAAAATTACAAAATTGAGTCTCTTGAACCGAGACTCTTGATGGATGCTTCGGTAAACGACTGGAATGATGAGCTCAATGCATTGAATGTTGGTGCCTACACAATTGATAGCGATTCCTCGAAGATTGACGGACTTCTTGTTGTTGATACCAACGATATGGACAAGGAACTGGAACGACTATCCTTGGCAGATGTCGTAAATGGCCAGAAGGTGGATTTTCAACAGGAATGGAAAGACGTAAAGGTTCATGTAAAAGATTGTGTCGATAAGGTTTATGATGATGCGATGAAACCTTATGACGACGAAGTGGGTAGGTGTAGAGACGTTTACGATGCTGCAAATGCACTGTTGTTGTATTAGAATAAAAAGGAAGTTAGAATGAAAACATTAAGGAGCTATACAAAGAACGTCATTGCGAATAGTAGTGTCATCCTGAGCGGAACGGAGTGGAGTCTCTTTGACCACTTGGCAACTTGTTGCCTTAGTGGGCATGATCCCCGAATGGGGAGAAGGATCTTTGTCGGTGCTTTATTTGCCGCGTTTTGTTTTTTTACAGCCTGTGATGACAGTTCCAGCGGTGCCGGACCGGACCCGGTAGCGGAAGTTTCTTCTTCTAGTGGTGACGATGCAATCTCCTCGAGTTCTGTTACGGACAAAGGAACGTCTTCCGGTGGCAGTTCGAGGTCCTCTAGCTCTGTGAAGCCTGATTCGAATGGTTCGCAGAAAAATTCTAGTTCCGCAACAACGGTACATTCTTGCAGTAGCTCGAATGCAAAATCTTCGTCAAGTAAGGCGTGGACTTGTAAAGAGGAGGGAAAATCTGTTACAAGATATAATGAAGCGACTGGTTTGATTGATGTATATCTTTGTACGAATGGCGTTTATGAATTGGTTGTGTATTCAAGTTCTTCAGAAAAAGTCTATACATTCAAGGAATTATTTAAAGAAGACAGTGTGTTTAATAAAAATATGGAGTACGGAACTTTTGTGGATTCTCGCGACGGTCAAGAATACAAGACGATTGAGATATACTTCAACTATAAAGAAATTGAGTATTTTACGGTATTTGCTCAAAATCTGAATTATGGCACACAAGTGAAACTTGAAACAACTGCTTTTGACGATGACAAGGTTGAAAAGTTTTGTTATGACGATGACCCTTGGTATTGCGAACACTATTTTGGTGGTTTGTATTCTTGGAGCGAGGCTATGGGACTTCCGAAGGCTTGTGATAGTGTGAAAACGGGTGCAACGCCTGATTGCCCTGATTCTGTTGCACCAGGGATTGTTTATGAGGCTGAATGGAGTGAATTGCAAATACAGGGGATATGCCCTGA
The genomic region above belongs to uncultured Fibrobacter sp. and contains:
- a CDS encoding FISUMP domain-containing protein, with translation VMICITACDDGSSGAGPDPVAEISSSSGDEAISSSSVTNKGTSSGGSPVSSSSTNSSSSAKSSSSTDAKSCSSSGLIPESCEEKDENRILTIYDTGERYVCKSGQYVKIESSSSSKVKKTCSADEEGTTRREDGVRFVCEDGYWVPVESSSSSKVSSSSYFDMTEQFNEKVSYGEFTDLRDGHKYRTVSMYDDSFERTYVIFAENLNYGKMVPGGTVQGDSTKYCYDDDSWYCENGWGGLYTWSNAMGFPAVCDSVSISAEACSQKFVYPSGYGQPQNYVQHQGICPDGWHIMNSGEWAHLDQRTGGSVAHYMGSKVAGFSNENLYGMSLLPAGYWNPVALEYGYISNSALYWLPQQYPEYDDCSYRVAIRTNEFNRTFRGLKTQGFSVRCVKNY
- a CDS encoding LEPR-XLL domain-containing protein is translated as MSKFNKKNKKSKKNNRKNYKIESLEPRLLMDASVNDWNDELNALNVGAYTIDSDSSKIDGLLVVDTNDMDKELERLSLADVVNGQKVDFQQEWKDVKVHVKDCVDKVYDDAMKPYDDEVGRCRDVYDAANALLLY
- a CDS encoding FISUMP domain-containing protein; its protein translation is MKTLRSYTKNVIANSSVILSGTEWSLFDHLATCCLSGHDPRMGRRIFVGALFAAFCFFTACDDSSSGAGPDPVAEVSSSSGDDAISSSSVTDKGTSSGGSSRSSSSVKPDSNGSQKNSSSATTVHSCSSSNAKSSSSKAWTCKEEGKSVTRYNEATGLIDVYLCTNGVYELVVYSSSSEKVYTFKELFKEDSVFNKNMEYGTFVDSRDGQEYKTIEIYFNYKEIEYFTVFAQNLNYGTQVKLETTAFDDDKVEKFCYDDDPWYCEHYFGGLYSWSEAMGLPKACDSVKTGATPDCPDSVAPGIVYEAEWSELQIQGICPDGWHVMNEREWRALIHGDESASRAISKASYGGNESGFSALFNGGGFNDEDGCRYDHMQKLGFYWLPKERTDIAAGYVLLEKNRYDYSGFRKNYGQSIRCVKDYLSKSR